Proteins encoded by one window of Cetobacterium somerae ATCC BAA-474:
- the rfbC gene encoding dTDP-4-dehydrorhamnose 3,5-epimerase: protein MMTGLVVIEPKIYSDERGFFYEFFNKQQLLKYGIDEEFVQGNHSKSSFGVLRGLHFQKQQAQGKLIRVLKGEILDVVVDLRKGSETFGKYFKIVLSENNKKMLFVPKGFAHGFLTLQDDTEIEYLCTDFYAPAFESGVLWSDKDLKIDWELEKYGLKVKDLIISEKDKNQSTLKEFLEKGGEIN, encoded by the coding sequence ATGATGACAGGACTAGTGGTAATAGAACCAAAAATATATAGTGATGAAAGAGGATTTTTTTATGAATTCTTCAATAAACAACAACTTTTAAAATATGGAATAGATGAGGAGTTTGTACAAGGAAATCACTCTAAAAGTAGTTTTGGAGTATTGAGAGGGTTACATTTTCAAAAACAGCAAGCTCAAGGAAAACTAATAAGAGTATTAAAAGGAGAGATTTTAGATGTTGTTGTAGATTTAAGAAAGGGTAGTGAAACCTTTGGAAAATATTTTAAAATAGTTTTAAGTGAAAATAACAAAAAAATGCTGTTTGTACCTAAAGGTTTTGCTCATGGTTTTTTAACACTACAAGATGATACAGAGATAGAGTATCTATGTACAGATTTCTATGCACCAGCTTTTGAGTCAGGAGTATTGTGGAGTGATAAAGATTTGAAGATAGATTGGGAACTAGAAAAGTATGGTTTAAAAGTGAAGGATCTAATAATATCTGAAAAAGATAAAAACCAAAGTACACTAAAAGAGTTTTTAGAAAAAGGTGGTGAGATAAATTGA